In Chryseobacterium oranimense, a single window of DNA contains:
- the scpA gene encoding methylmalonyl-CoA mutase codes for MRKTISVKKPDFNVEPQEREVYNFEKDGLELKSSYTPKDVKNKSLTQTSPGIAPYLRGPYSTMYVQKPWTVRQYAGFSTAEESNAFYRRNLAAGQKGLSVAFDLATHRGYDSDHSRVVGDVGKAGVAIDSVEDMKILFNEIPLDQISVSMTMNGAVLPILSFYIVAAEEQGVKQELLSGTIQNDILKEFMVRNTYIYPPAPSMKIIADIFEYTAQNIPKFNSISISGYHMQEAGATPVLEMAYTLADGLEYVRTGIKAGMNVDDFAPRLSFFWAIGMNHFMEIAKMRAARYIWATLLQQFNPQNQKSLALRTHSQTSGWSLTEQEPFNNITRTAIEALSSALGGTQSLHTNALDEAIALPTDYSAKIARNTQIILQQESGICDVVDAMGGSNLVESLTQQMIEEAMKYIDEVEQEGGMTKAIEAGIPKMRIEEAAAKKQAKIDSGEEFIIGVNSFRTALKQDGIEILDIDNTEVRRKQIERLEKIKAERNPEAVAEILNNIRESAKTGKGNLLALCIEAARRRVTLGEMSDAMEETFGRYKANIKTISGVYAMNAGKNEYFEKALHLTQKFEEEEGRRPRLMVAKMGQDGHDRGAKVVATAFADMGFDVDVAPLFQTPEEVAKQAVENDIHILGVSSLAAGHKTLVPQVVEELKKLGADDVTIVVGGVIPQQDYEFLYANGADFIFGPGTNLPKCAVEILEKFLN; via the coding sequence ATGCGAAAGACAATTTCTGTGAAAAAACCGGATTTTAATGTAGAGCCTCAGGAAAGAGAGGTCTATAATTTTGAAAAAGACGGTCTGGAGTTAAAATCATCTTATACCCCCAAGGATGTTAAGAATAAATCCTTAACACAGACTTCCCCGGGAATTGCTCCTTACCTTAGAGGTCCGTATTCCACCATGTATGTACAAAAACCATGGACTGTAAGACAGTATGCAGGTTTTTCCACAGCAGAAGAATCCAATGCCTTTTACAGAAGAAACCTTGCCGCAGGACAGAAAGGACTTTCCGTAGCTTTCGACCTTGCTACCCACCGGGGCTATGATTCCGACCACTCCAGAGTAGTTGGAGACGTGGGTAAAGCAGGGGTAGCCATCGATTCTGTGGAAGACATGAAAATTCTTTTCAATGAGATTCCATTAGATCAGATCTCCGTATCTATGACTATGAACGGTGCCGTACTTCCTATTTTGTCTTTCTACATCGTTGCGGCAGAAGAGCAGGGTGTAAAGCAGGAGCTTCTTTCCGGAACCATTCAGAATGATATTCTGAAAGAATTTATGGTAAGGAATACCTATATCTATCCGCCGGCTCCTTCCATGAAAATCATTGCAGATATCTTTGAATATACAGCTCAAAATATTCCGAAATTCAACTCAATTTCTATTTCAGGCTATCATATGCAGGAAGCAGGAGCCACTCCGGTACTGGAAATGGCTTATACCCTTGCAGACGGTCTGGAATATGTAAGAACAGGAATCAAAGCAGGAATGAATGTTGATGATTTTGCCCCAAGACTTTCCTTTTTCTGGGCCATTGGAATGAATCACTTTATGGAAATTGCAAAAATGCGTGCCGCAAGATATATCTGGGCCACTCTATTACAACAATTTAATCCCCAGAACCAGAAGTCTTTAGCCTTAAGAACCCATTCCCAAACCTCAGGATGGTCCCTTACAGAGCAGGAACCTTTTAACAATATTACAAGAACTGCCATTGAGGCTCTTTCCTCAGCTTTAGGCGGAACACAATCGTTGCATACCAATGCCCTTGATGAGGCTATTGCACTTCCAACCGATTATTCAGCAAAAATTGCCAGAAATACCCAGATTATCCTTCAGCAGGAAAGCGGGATTTGCGATGTGGTAGATGCCATGGGCGGAAGTAACCTTGTAGAAAGCCTTACCCAGCAGATGATCGAAGAGGCAATGAAATACATTGATGAGGTAGAGCAGGAAGGAGGAATGACCAAAGCCATAGAAGCCGGAATTCCAAAAATGAGGATCGAAGAAGCTGCCGCTAAAAAGCAGGCTAAAATCGACAGTGGGGAAGAATTTATCATCGGAGTAAACTCATTCAGAACAGCTTTGAAACAGGATGGTATTGAAATCCTGGATATCGATAACACAGAAGTTCGCAGAAAACAGATCGAGAGGCTGGAAAAAATAAAAGCAGAAAGAAATCCTGAAGCTGTTGCAGAAATTCTGAATAATATCCGAGAAAGTGCAAAAACCGGAAAAGGAAACCTCTTGGCATTATGCATAGAAGCAGCCAGAAGAAGAGTGACCCTTGGCGAAATGAGCGATGCCATGGAAGAAACCTTCGGAAGGTATAAAGCCAATATTAAAACCATCTCTGGAGTATATGCCATGAACGCAGGGAAAAACGAATATTTTGAAAAAGCCCTTCACCTGACTCAGAAATTTGAAGAAGAAGAAGGCCGTCGTCCAAGACTTATGGTTGCTAAAATGGGCCAGGACGGGCACGACAGAGGTGCAAAAGTGGTAGCCACTGCATTTGCAGATATGGGATTTGACGTCGATGTGGCGCCATTATTCCAGACCCCGGAAGAAGTAGCCAAACAGGCTGTAGAAAATGATATCCACATCCTTGGAGTATCCTCTCTGGCAGCGGGACACAAAACGCTTGTTCCCCAGGTCGTGGAAGAGCTGAAGAAGCTTGGTGCAGATGATGTAACTATCGTGGTGGGAGGCGTTATTCCGCAGCAGGATTACGAATTTCTTTACGCCAACGGAGCCGATTTTATCTTCGGTCCGGGAACCAATCTTCCTAAATGTGCGGTGGAAATTCTTGAAAAATTTCTAAATTAA
- a CDS encoding RtcB family protein → MGNLKLKGKDILKLGYPNNQSVNVALEVMKRNFATKNIHHVKSILKEILLNPEDFEKDLTFGQIAESLLSSRKTEKRMLNTQRASFRIFGNNISEEAKNQLYTALKLPISMQGALMPDAHSGYGLPIGGVLAVENAVIPYGVGMDIGCRMSLSILDIPVSYLDGARDKYEKALAEHTKFGMYETHKSHIDHEIFERDTFDMIPVLRRLKGKAIKQMGSSGGGNHFVEFGEVEITEEDDQIGLPKGKYLGILSHSGSRGLGAEIAQYYSRVAADQCPLPKEAQQFAWLDLSTHLGLEYWTAMNLAGDYASACHDDIHRRLVKAVGGRVKARIENHHNFAWKEIHNGKEVIVHRKGATPANVNELGMIPGSMTAKGFIVRGKGNPDSLNSASHGAGRAHSRGECRSLFTQNDIKKELKLKKVTLMGGNTEEAPMAYKDIHEVMNAQSELVDILGTFQPRIVRMDK, encoded by the coding sequence ATGGGAAATTTAAAACTAAAAGGAAAAGATATATTAAAACTCGGTTATCCGAATAATCAAAGTGTCAATGTGGCTTTGGAGGTTATGAAAAGAAATTTTGCAACGAAGAATATTCATCATGTAAAATCTATTTTAAAAGAAATTCTCCTGAACCCTGAAGACTTTGAAAAGGACCTGACTTTCGGACAGATTGCAGAATCGCTGCTCTCATCCAGAAAAACAGAAAAAAGAATGCTCAATACCCAGCGCGCTTCCTTCCGGATCTTTGGAAACAATATTTCTGAAGAAGCAAAAAACCAGCTGTACACCGCTTTAAAGCTGCCGATTTCGATGCAGGGGGCTTTAATGCCCGACGCCCATAGCGGTTACGGACTTCCGATAGGAGGTGTTCTCGCAGTAGAAAATGCGGTGATCCCTTATGGTGTGGGAATGGATATCGGCTGCAGGATGAGCCTCAGTATTCTGGATATACCGGTTTCATATCTTGACGGAGCAAGGGACAAATATGAAAAAGCCCTTGCAGAGCACACCAAATTCGGGATGTACGAAACCCATAAATCTCATATTGATCATGAAATCTTTGAGAGAGATACCTTCGATATGATCCCGGTTTTGAGAAGATTAAAAGGAAAAGCCATTAAGCAGATGGGATCTTCCGGAGGCGGAAATCATTTCGTAGAATTCGGAGAGGTGGAAATCACGGAAGAAGATGACCAGATTGGGTTACCGAAAGGAAAATATCTGGGAATCCTCTCACACAGCGGTTCTAGGGGATTAGGGGCGGAAATTGCTCAATATTACTCAAGAGTAGCTGCAGATCAGTGTCCGCTGCCAAAAGAAGCTCAGCAGTTCGCCTGGCTGGATCTCAGTACCCATCTCGGCCTGGAATACTGGACTGCAATGAATCTTGCCGGAGATTACGCCTCTGCCTGTCACGATGACATCCATAGAAGACTGGTAAAAGCGGTCGGCGGAAGAGTGAAGGCAAGAATTGAAAACCATCACAATTTTGCATGGAAGGAGATTCATAACGGAAAAGAAGTGATTGTTCACAGGAAAGGAGCTACTCCGGCTAATGTAAACGAACTGGGAATGATTCCTGGTTCCATGACGGCTAAAGGTTTTATCGTTCGTGGAAAAGGAAATCCGGATTCATTGAATTCGGCATCACATGGAGCGGGGAGAGCCCACTCAAGAGGAGAATGCAGGAGCCTTTTCACTCAGAATGATATCAAAAAAGAGCTGAAGCTGAAGAAAGTTACTCTGATGGGAGGGAATACGGAAGAAGCACCGATGGCTTACAAAGACATTCATGAAGTAATGAATGCTCAAAGCGAATTGGTGGATATTCTTGGAACATTTCAGCCCAGAATTGTGAGAATGGACAAGTAA
- a CDS encoding nucleotidyltransferase domain-containing protein, whose product MGAPHNIKRYGEVWPEFRILHGLEILNKLKKKVIISGGWAWHFMSEEGHTEYKHAHDHKDIDVFVRKENAAEAVMILQQEGFQKVWTRYDHLQSDENFRRYEKIIEPENGKPHRITIDFFERNDLETIEVNGFTVVKPEILLTFYRNIHSSDKCWAVMAAKELLRKGIDPVGHPALSAMPKFN is encoded by the coding sequence ATGGGAGCACCTCATAACATAAAAAGATACGGAGAAGTCTGGCCGGAATTCAGAATCCTGCACGGACTTGAAATTTTAAATAAATTGAAAAAGAAAGTCATTATATCAGGTGGCTGGGCCTGGCATTTTATGTCAGAAGAAGGGCATACGGAATATAAACATGCCCATGACCACAAGGATATTGATGTCTTTGTAAGAAAAGAAAACGCAGCAGAAGCTGTGATGATTCTTCAGCAGGAGGGATTTCAGAAAGTATGGACACGGTATGATCATCTGCAGAGTGACGAAAACTTCCGCAGATACGAGAAAATAATAGAACCCGAAAACGGAAAGCCTCATAGGATTACCATAGATTTTTTTGAAAGAAATGATCTGGAAACTATTGAAGTCAACGGTTTTACTGTTGTTAAACCAGAAATTTTGCTGACGTTTTACAGGAATATTCATTCCAGTGACAAATGCTGGGCTGTCATGGCTGCTAAAGAATTACTACGGAAAGGAATTGATCCCGTAGGACATCCTGCATTAAGCGCAATGCCAAAATTTAATTAA
- a CDS encoding lipopolysaccharide assembly protein LapB: MTLTKSKYYFEALDNYPYNLPDCLEALNYALSYDPEDADSLCLMGRIYSEMLTDYEKAKTYFEEAMQCNVTNLNTPQHYIKCLLDNEDLDEAEKLINYALKIKGIDKARILIQKSLLYEIRLEYRKALEPLKDARKYSYNQAMLDFLKGRVKFIKNKMEKKPGKKNKNK, encoded by the coding sequence ATGACCTTAACTAAAAGTAAATATTATTTTGAAGCACTGGATAATTATCCATACAACCTTCCGGATTGTCTGGAAGCACTGAACTATGCCTTGTCCTACGATCCTGAAGATGCAGACAGCCTCTGCCTGATGGGGAGAATTTACAGCGAAATGCTCACCGATTATGAAAAAGCAAAAACCTATTTTGAAGAAGCCATGCAGTGCAATGTAACCAATCTCAATACACCCCAGCATTATATAAAATGCCTTTTGGATAATGAAGATCTGGACGAAGCTGAAAAACTAATTAATTATGCATTAAAAATAAAAGGAATAGACAAAGCAAGAATATTGATACAAAAATCGCTGCTGTATGAAATCAGATTAGAATATAGAAAAGCGCTGGAACCATTAAAAGATGCAAGAAAGTACAGTTATAACCAGGCAATGTTAGATTTTTTGAAAGGCAGAGTTAAGTTTATAAAGAATAAAATGGAAAAAAAGCCTGGAAAGAAAAATAAGAACAAATAA
- a CDS encoding T9SS-dependent M36 family metallopeptidase, with protein MDRKLFLWPLSVAVFFAFGKMNAQNSDRLIQDYYKKSGQLAQKNGTSSKTGVIILNEDLSKSLVVNIVNVQQTFDGLRVYNALGKVMIKEDKVISEKNDFKKNISVASQGKAKERFSEDLLKQKLNLDEISKVDYLPNVYFEKNGVYILAKELFVSDKKSSDVWHVIADAETGEILTKDNLTLDCNFTHADSFDNGSEVKAEQYLVSEESVLAGAMNQPLASNLLVPSNASYNVFPLPVEAPTFGPRAIINNPWDITVSPQGWHSDGTNNYTNTRGNNVYAYSDQTNSNTAGYSPSGGATLNFDFPYAEGRYINPFTYRDAAITNLFYMNNKMHDIFYKFGFTEAARNFQTNNFGNGGLGNDAVNAEAFDGSGLNNANFSSGYETVISGTTYLLAPRMQMYLWDRAQTSADPISRYQYNSPATAVSRPKVMTGSASFGPLLFEGQTVTGNLAVAVPADACTPPAAGSLTGKIAVITSVTCEYGLKVLNAQNAGAIGAIVYRPSTDTPVSMGAGASGSQVNIPAINIGKTEGLYMVTELGNGSTINLTLGNDFNGFKHSSLDNGIIAHEYGHGISNRLTGQGYSCLSTTNSAEQMGEGWSDFFALMLTTRPGDTSALARGMSTYSADQPTTGGGIRLAKYSPDFGINNYTYARTNTVSGPHAIGFIWATMLWDLTWKYVEKYGYNSDVLASTTSGNAKVLQLVVDGLKLQACSPTFIDGRDAILQADAVGNGGLDKCMIWKAFAKRGLGVNASAGVKATANDQVEDFTVPAECNAALSTQDLKAADHKFIVFPNPTYDEFFVGNLDQSSQDVQIKMFDMSGKLVFLDARDPQSKKAVSTKGFQKGVYMVHIKQGEKIQTEKLIVR; from the coding sequence ATGGATAGAAAATTATTTTTATGGCCGTTGTCGGTGGCCGTATTTTTTGCTTTTGGCAAAATGAATGCACAAAATTCGGACCGGCTTATTCAGGACTATTATAAGAAAAGTGGGCAATTAGCCCAAAAAAATGGAACCAGCAGTAAAACCGGCGTTATTATTCTGAATGAAGACCTATCCAAAAGCTTGGTTGTAAATATTGTAAATGTTCAACAGACCTTCGACGGGCTCAGAGTGTATAATGCTCTGGGAAAAGTGATGATTAAAGAAGATAAGGTGATCTCTGAAAAAAATGATTTCAAAAAGAATATTTCTGTTGCCAGCCAGGGAAAAGCTAAAGAACGCTTCTCAGAAGATCTCCTTAAGCAAAAACTGAATCTGGATGAAATTTCCAAAGTAGACTATCTTCCGAATGTATATTTTGAAAAAAACGGAGTCTATATTTTAGCAAAAGAATTGTTTGTTTCAGATAAGAAATCATCCGATGTATGGCATGTCATTGCTGATGCAGAGACAGGTGAAATTCTTACAAAAGATAATTTAACTTTGGATTGTAATTTTACTCATGCAGACAGTTTTGACAATGGTTCGGAAGTAAAGGCAGAGCAATATTTGGTATCAGAAGAATCAGTTCTGGCAGGAGCAATGAATCAGCCTTTGGCAAGTAATCTTTTGGTGCCCAGCAATGCTTCTTATAATGTTTTTCCGCTTCCTGTAGAAGCCCCTACATTTGGACCCCGCGCAATTATTAACAATCCATGGGATATAACAGTATCTCCGCAAGGTTGGCATTCTGACGGGACTAATAATTATACCAATACCAGAGGAAATAACGTATATGCCTATTCGGATCAGACGAATTCCAATACTGCAGGTTACTCACCAAGTGGCGGAGCTACTTTAAATTTTGACTTTCCTTATGCGGAAGGAAGATACATCAATCCTTTTACCTATAGAGATGCTGCCATTACCAATTTGTTCTACATGAATAATAAGATGCATGACATCTTTTATAAATTTGGGTTTACAGAGGCGGCAAGAAACTTTCAGACCAATAACTTCGGAAACGGAGGATTGGGTAACGATGCTGTAAATGCCGAAGCTTTTGACGGAAGCGGCCTGAATAATGCCAATTTCAGCTCAGGATATGAAACGGTAATTTCGGGGACTACTTACCTGCTTGCTCCAAGGATGCAGATGTATCTTTGGGACAGGGCACAAACATCAGCAGATCCTATCTCCAGATATCAGTACAATTCCCCTGCAACAGCGGTAAGCAGACCAAAAGTAATGACCGGAAGTGCATCTTTCGGACCTCTTTTGTTTGAAGGGCAGACCGTAACAGGTAACCTTGCTGTTGCAGTACCTGCGGATGCCTGTACCCCGCCTGCAGCCGGAAGTCTTACCGGTAAAATTGCAGTGATAACAAGTGTAACCTGTGAATATGGACTTAAAGTATTAAATGCACAGAATGCAGGAGCAATAGGTGCTATCGTTTACAGACCTTCTACGGATACCCCTGTCAGCATGGGAGCAGGAGCCTCAGGAAGCCAGGTAAACATTCCTGCCATCAATATCGGAAAAACAGAAGGATTGTATATGGTGACGGAGCTGGGAAATGGAAGCACGATCAATTTGACATTAGGAAATGATTTCAATGGATTCAAACATTCCAGTCTTGATAACGGTATCATTGCCCATGAATACGGACACGGTATCTCAAACCGGTTAACAGGGCAGGGATACAGCTGTCTTTCTACAACCAACAGTGCGGAACAGATGGGTGAAGGATGGTCCGATTTCTTTGCATTAATGCTTACGACAAGACCGGGCGACACTTCAGCTTTGGCCAGAGGAATGTCAACATATTCGGCAGACCAGCCAACAACTGGAGGCGGGATCAGACTTGCCAAATATTCTCCGGATTTTGGGATCAATAATTATACCTACGCAAGAACAAATACAGTTTCAGGACCTCACGCCATAGGATTTATATGGGCGACCATGCTTTGGGATTTAACGTGGAAATACGTAGAAAAATACGGATATAACAGTGATGTACTGGCAAGTACCACTTCCGGAAATGCAAAAGTCTTGCAGCTGGTGGTAGACGGTCTTAAGCTACAGGCTTGCAGCCCTACATTCATTGATGGAAGAGATGCCATACTTCAGGCAGATGCCGTAGGAAACGGAGGGCTTGACAAATGTATGATCTGGAAAGCATTTGCGAAAAGAGGGCTTGGCGTTAATGCTTCAGCAGGAGTTAAGGCAACAGCCAATGATCAGGTAGAAGACTTTACTGTTCCTGCGGAATGTAATGCCGCATTATCTACTCAGGATCTTAAAGCAGCAGATCATAAATTTATTGTATTCCCTAATCCGACTTATGATGAATTCTTTGTTGGCAATTTAGATCAGTCTTCCCAGGATGTACAGATAAAAATGTTTGATATGTCCGGCAAATTAGTCTTTTTAGATGCCAGAGACCCTCAATCCAAAAAAGCGGTTTCTACCAAAGGATTCCAAAAAGGAGTGTATATGGTTCACATCAAACAGGGTGAAAAAATTCAGACTGAAAAACTCATTGTAAGATAA
- a CDS encoding enolase C-terminal domain-like protein, which yields MKIKYTIKILQLKETFSIAYGNYDKREALLIELSHLNCKGYGECVAIDYYQIDLKSFISRLKEIQPLLEKQSVVHPEEFFRFLSELDLHPFLVSALDCAYWDLFGKLENKNFAELNSIPLKNTAQSSITISVGNVDEQIKKIEKSKWNKFKVKCKGLNKQDIGSLLQLNRNLALDSNASFTEEDCVWLQENSEVQKFSYLEQPRPVDQYKVLKKEGFANWMADEDCQDIDSLEELIPYYKSVNIKLMKCGGLTPALAMIRKAKELKYKIMIGCMTESSVGISAACLLAGLTDFADLDGANLISNDYASGNFVENGKIILTGKPGLGIVIK from the coding sequence ATGAAAATAAAATATACAATAAAAATACTTCAGTTAAAGGAAACGTTCTCGATCGCTTATGGGAATTATGACAAAAGAGAAGCTTTGCTGATAGAATTATCTCATTTAAACTGCAAAGGATACGGCGAATGCGTTGCCATAGATTATTATCAGATTGATCTGAAAAGCTTTATCAGCAGATTAAAAGAAATACAGCCTTTACTTGAAAAACAATCTGTTGTTCATCCGGAAGAATTTTTCCGTTTTCTCTCAGAATTGGATCTGCATCCGTTCTTAGTTTCTGCCTTAGATTGTGCCTATTGGGATTTATTTGGAAAGCTTGAGAATAAAAATTTTGCTGAACTGAACAGCATTCCCTTGAAAAACACTGCTCAAAGCTCCATCACCATATCAGTTGGAAATGTAGACGAACAGATCAAAAAAATTGAAAAGAGCAAATGGAATAAATTTAAAGTGAAATGCAAAGGTTTAAACAAACAGGATATCGGCAGTCTTTTGCAGTTAAACAGAAATTTAGCGTTAGACTCCAATGCCAGTTTTACTGAGGAAGACTGTGTCTGGCTTCAGGAGAACAGTGAAGTTCAGAAATTTTCGTACCTGGAACAGCCGCGGCCGGTTGATCAGTATAAGGTTTTAAAAAAAGAAGGTTTTGCCAACTGGATGGCAGATGAAGACTGTCAGGATATAGATTCCCTGGAAGAACTAATCCCTTATTATAAAAGTGTCAATATAAAGCTCATGAAATGCGGCGGACTGACTCCTGCGTTGGCAATGATCAGAAAAGCAAAAGAATTAAAATATAAAATAATGATAGGCTGTATGACCGAATCTTCCGTTGGAATCTCCGCTGCCTGCCTGCTTGCAGGACTTACAGACTTCGCCGATCTGGACGGAGCCAATCTGATCTCCAATGACTATGCCTCAGGAAATTTTGTAGAAAACGGAAAAATAATCCTGACCGGGAAACCGGGATTAGGGATTGTCATAAAATAA
- a CDS encoding c-type cytochrome: MKKVILSMIAGAAFMVSCGPKSTAVTGPKYTSSEKLVQGKTIFENSCAKCHKLPDPAKHDDQGWIKTLSRMAPKAKLSTDQHQMVYDYLISVNKK, from the coding sequence ATGAAAAAAGTAATTCTAAGTATGATTGCAGGTGCGGCATTCATGGTATCCTGCGGACCTAAAAGCACTGCTGTAACGGGACCAAAGTACACCTCATCTGAAAAGCTGGTTCAGGGTAAAACTATTTTTGAAAATTCATGCGCCAAATGCCACAAACTTCCGGACCCTGCCAAGCATGATGATCAGGGATGGATTAAAACTTTAAGCAGAATGGCCCCAAAAGCTAAATTAAGCACTGATCAGCACCAGATGGTATATGATTACCTTATTTCTGTGAATAAGAAGTAA
- a CDS encoding cytochrome c: MKKISAAALFTCILLASCTPKASTAGPVGPAVSTAEQIAQGKTIFENSCARCHKLPDPTSHTSVQWVGIMNSMAPKAKLTDEQHQWVYDYIVSVKK, from the coding sequence ATGAAAAAAATATCCGCTGCTGCCTTGTTTACCTGCATTTTACTGGCTTCCTGTACTCCAAAAGCCTCTACAGCAGGACCTGTAGGACCAGCCGTATCTACTGCAGAGCAGATAGCTCAGGGAAAAACAATCTTTGAAAACTCCTGTGCAAGATGCCATAAACTTCCGGATCCTACATCCCATACTTCTGTGCAATGGGTAGGAATTATGAATTCAATGGCACCGAAGGCAAAACTTACGGATGAGCAGCACCAATGGGTATATGACTATATTGTCTCTGTGAAAAAATAA
- the meaB gene encoding methylmalonyl Co-A mutase-associated GTPase MeaB: MKFSTEELIDGIRSGNKRLIGKAITLVESKKAEHRAQAEELLKKIMPFTGNSVRIGITGVPGAGKSTFIENFGRLAIANGKKVAVLAIDPSSSINKGSILGDKTRMEELAKEENAFIRPSPSSGFLGGVANTTFETMMICEAAGYNYILIETVGVGQSEVLVADITDVFLFLKIIGGGDELQGIKRGIMEMVDLIFINKVDQDNLQKAKNTRLELKRALDFIPPKEKGWKIPVLLGSALQNEGLEEIYSTIDEFIDLKKKNGHFNEVRTRQAEKRFEYWVQEYILAMMKRSDSVEAAYIQHKKNASEMVSNPSTEAKLFVEKFLSKD; the protein is encoded by the coding sequence ATGAAATTTTCTACAGAAGAACTCATCGATGGAATACGGTCAGGCAATAAACGCCTGATCGGGAAAGCTATTACATTAGTTGAAAGTAAAAAAGCTGAGCACAGGGCCCAGGCAGAAGAGCTTCTGAAGAAAATAATGCCATTTACGGGAAATTCCGTAAGAATAGGAATTACTGGGGTTCCCGGCGCAGGAAAGTCCACATTTATTGAAAATTTTGGAAGGCTTGCTATTGCTAACGGTAAAAAAGTAGCTGTTCTGGCTATTGATCCAAGCTCCTCGATCAACAAAGGAAGTATTCTGGGTGATAAAACCAGGATGGAGGAACTTGCCAAAGAAGAAAATGCCTTTATCCGTCCTTCCCCGAGCTCCGGGTTTCTGGGAGGCGTTGCCAATACCACTTTTGAAACCATGATGATCTGCGAAGCTGCAGGTTACAATTATATCCTGATCGAAACAGTGGGAGTAGGGCAATCCGAGGTTCTGGTGGCCGATATTACCGATGTATTTTTATTCCTGAAAATTATTGGGGGCGGAGACGAGCTGCAGGGCATCAAACGCGGGATTATGGAAATGGTAGACCTTATCTTCATCAATAAAGTGGATCAGGACAATCTGCAGAAAGCAAAAAATACAAGACTTGAGCTGAAACGGGCGCTGGATTTTATTCCACCCAAAGAAAAAGGCTGGAAAATTCCCGTATTATTAGGTTCTGCCCTTCAGAATGAAGGATTGGAAGAAATTTACAGTACAATTGATGAGTTTATAGACCTTAAAAAGAAGAACGGGCACTTTAATGAAGTGCGTACCCGGCAGGCAGAAAAACGTTTTGAATATTGGGTTCAGGAATATATTCTTGCCATGATGAAAAGAAGTGATTCCGTAGAGGCGGCTTACATACAGCATAAAAAAAATGCTTCAGAAATGGTTTCTAATCCCAGCACTGAAGCAAAACTGTTTGTTGAAAAATTTTTATCCAAAGACTAA
- a CDS encoding DUF4251 domain-containing protein yields the protein MKKYISLIFIFGFLFLFQSCSSQASLDPKTVDALVSSEEFTFHAQHANPMNYDVINVMGSIQNAPSTRMLQLDGENYTIELRKNNMEVVLPYFGRQFNPSYNTADNSYRFTSKDFTVSKSQNKKGNWVLKIKPNDRRNVDEIIVEVFKSGKAFVSMRSNDRQPITYDGYISKNEESPKEKDKL from the coding sequence ATGAAAAAGTATATTTCACTTATATTTATTTTTGGATTTCTTTTTTTATTCCAAAGCTGTTCCTCACAGGCTTCATTAGATCCAAAAACAGTTGATGCACTGGTAAGTTCTGAGGAATTTACTTTTCATGCACAACATGCAAATCCTATGAACTATGATGTAATTAATGTGATGGGATCTATACAGAATGCACCTTCAACAAGAATGCTTCAGCTGGATGGTGAAAATTATACCATAGAGCTTAGAAAAAATAATATGGAAGTGGTACTTCCCTATTTTGGAAGACAATTCAATCCTTCATACAATACCGCCGATAACAGCTACCGTTTTACCTCAAAAGATTTCACAGTCAGCAAATCCCAGAACAAAAAAGGAAACTGGGTTTTAAAGATCAAACCTAATGATAGACGAAACGTTGACGAAATTATTGTAGAAGTTTTTAAAAGCGGGAAAGCATTTGTTTCGATGAGAAGTAATGACAGACAGCCTATTACCTATGACGGATATATCTCTAAAAATGAAGAGTCTCCAAAAGAAAAGGATAAACTTTAG